The following nucleotide sequence is from Chloracidobacterium validum.
CTTGCATTACATTTGGTTTGTCGTAGGTGAAGTTCAAGCTTTTCGCCGTCAGGCAGGGGGGCGTCCATCATGACGGAGTCGCCACTGGTGGATGGAACGAGTGAAGCACCCAATGAAATGGCGTTTCGGAAAACACTGCCGCCCTCGGTCGGGTGGCGGCAGTTGCGCTGGGCGCGGTGGCTGCCATCGCTGGCGGCCCTGCTCTTGCTGTTGGTGGTCTGGGGGTTGCTTTCCGAAATCCTCAAGAGTTTATCCTATATATTTCAGCCTGTTTTTATCCCATTACTCATCTCGGGGGCGCTGGCCTACCTCATCAAACCGCTTGTGGACTGGCTGGATAGCGCAACGTCCCGCTGGATTCACCAGCCTGGCCTGCGGCACACATTGGTTGTGCTGACCGCGATGGCCGTCGCAGTCATGGGATTGATCGTAGCGCTGTTTGTCATTGTGCCGAGCTTGGCGCAGCAGCTAACACAGGCTGCCAAGAAACTGCCGGCGGGCTATCAGCGCGTCACGGCCATCGTACAGCCTTATCTGGAAAGCCTCCGCGACCGTTACCCAACCCAGTATGAGCATGCCGTAGAGAGCATTCGCGGACGGATTGACGATCCCTCGGCTTTGGTAGAGCCACTCCTGACGGGCTTGAGCGCAACCTTCTCAAATGCGATTGGCGTTGCGACGAGTGTGATCAACCTGCTGCTGATTCCCTTTTTTGTGTACTACATGCTGAAAGACGCGGGCACGTTGCAACGGCGGGCGTTGGTATTGATCCCTGGTCGTCACAGAGCTACTGCCACTGACATGCTCTCGAAGGTGGGACTGGCGCTGAGTAGCTTCGTGCGTGGGCAGCTCGTCGTGTGTTTTTCGATGAGCGTTTTGTACACGATTGGGTTTAGCTTGCTGGGCGTGCCATCCGCTTTGTCACTGGGCTTTCTCTCTGGGTTTGGACACCTGATTCCCTACATTGGGACGTTCCTAGCCGGGCTGCTCACCTGTACGCTTGCCCTCTCTGATGCACCAT
It contains:
- a CDS encoding AI-2E family transporter, encoding MTESPLVDGTSEAPNEMAFRKTLPPSVGWRQLRWARWLPSLAALLLLLVVWGLLSEILKSLSYIFQPVFIPLLISGALAYLIKPLVDWLDSATSRWIHQPGLRHTLVVLTAMAVAVMGLIVALFVIVPSLAQQLTQAAKKLPAGYQRVTAIVQPYLESLRDRYPTQYEHAVESIRGRIDDPSALVEPLLTGLSATFSNAIGVATSVINLLLIPFFVYYMLKDAGTLQRRALVLIPGRHRATATDMLSKVGLALSSFVRGQLVVCFSMSVLYTIGFSLLGVPSALSLGFLSGFGHLIPYIGTFLAGLLTCTLALSDAPSFLHLGLVIGVYVVVQSIESFYLTPFVLGDRLDLHPFLVIIGLLIGHHLFGILGVILTVPSLAVGKVLVGIVIEYYEKSDFYRYGSGPPVTSVSPPRAPDNGSPEPSMSATPTAV